Proteins from one Mesotoga infera genomic window:
- a CDS encoding bifunctional 4-hydroxy-2-oxoglutarate aldolase/2-dehydro-3-deoxy-phosphogluconate aldolase: MFQRLIEGRLLIVIRGLDTGRTIDLCGLLHDAGVLFAEVSFSDRWAYESLKELKKHFGDRLFLGAGTIFNTDDYSKALRAGADYLLSPGFSHEVASLSLKDGIPYIPGVYTSTEIQTALNMGFTLLKLFPGELEGLRLLKAYRGPFPQARFMPFGGVTPDNAATFIQEGAAALGVGSYIANAELLEERKYGEISERISRMKTAVGIIDD, encoded by the coding sequence ATGTTTCAAAGACTCATAGAAGGCAGGCTTCTGATAGTCATAAGAGGACTGGATACCGGAAGAACTATCGATCTATGCGGTTTGCTCCACGATGCGGGAGTTCTATTTGCCGAAGTTAGCTTTTCCGACCGGTGGGCCTACGAATCACTCAAGGAACTCAAAAAACACTTCGGCGACAGGTTGTTTCTGGGGGCGGGTACGATCTTCAACACAGATGATTATTCGAAGGCGTTGCGTGCCGGCGCCGATTACCTACTCAGCCCCGGTTTCAGTCACGAGGTCGCCTCACTTTCGTTGAAAGATGGTATCCCATATATACCGGGAGTTTATACCTCTACGGAGATCCAGACGGCTTTGAACATGGGCTTTACACTTCTGAAACTCTTTCCGGGGGAACTTGAAGGGCTCAGACTTTTGAAAGCCTACAGGGGACCGTTCCCGCAGGCCAGATTCATGCCATTTGGAGGCGTCACGCCCGATAACGCGGCTACCTTCATCCAGGAGGGTGCAGCAGCCCTCGGTGTGGGGAGTTATATAGCCAACGCGGAGCTCCTCGAAGAGAGGAAATACGGAGAGATTTCGGAGAGAATTTCCAGAATGAAGACCGCGGTGGGGATAATCGATGACTGA
- a CDS encoding ROK family protein: protein MTDLAIDVGGTKTLVAVFEDDSVKPSEVDRFPTDPYAGLENFITRLSKVCAKYVDPSNVRYWGLCTAGAVDVSTGRLIWSPNLGWKDVNLYERLSQLFGNQGIVENDCNAAAYGEWSARPGIDSLVYVTVSTGIGMGIVSSGRIIRGSHGAAGEIGHTTVLPDGPECTCGRRGCLQAIAGGRGLSSQVERLLGKRLSTEEIIDLAREGEPEYVEIVVKGAMFLGRFLANMIDALDPAVLVIGGSLGKNPHYRKLVVDFFAKFYYILPDKTVVIEPPSAEPDPGIIGVLQLSRSMGVRKNEKSDKIFSS, encoded by the coding sequence ATGACTGATCTTGCGATAGATGTCGGTGGGACCAAGACGCTGGTAGCGGTCTTCGAAGATGACTCTGTAAAACCGTCGGAAGTGGACAGATTTCCAACCGATCCCTACGCCGGGCTGGAGAACTTCATAACCAGATTATCGAAGGTCTGCGCGAAATACGTTGATCCTTCGAATGTGAGGTACTGGGGACTTTGCACGGCCGGGGCGGTCGATGTTTCGACCGGCAGGTTGATATGGTCTCCCAACCTCGGCTGGAAGGATGTAAATCTCTACGAAAGGCTCAGTCAGCTTTTCGGAAATCAAGGAATCGTTGAAAACGACTGCAATGCGGCCGCCTATGGCGAGTGGTCTGCCCGACCGGGTATAGATTCTCTAGTTTACGTTACCGTCAGCACGGGCATCGGTATGGGGATAGTATCGTCGGGCCGGATAATACGAGGCTCCCATGGTGCGGCAGGAGAGATAGGCCACACTACGGTGCTTCCTGACGGGCCGGAATGTACCTGCGGACGCAGGGGCTGTCTTCAGGCTATCGCCGGGGGAAGGGGTCTTTCCAGCCAGGTAGAGAGACTCCTGGGGAAGCGTCTTTCCACAGAGGAGATAATCGACCTCGCCAGAGAGGGGGAACCGGAGTACGTCGAGATCGTTGTAAAGGGGGCCATGTTCCTGGGGCGTTTTCTCGCCAACATGATCGATGCGCTCGACCCGGCCGTGCTGGTTATCGGAGGCAGCCTGGGAAAGAATCCCCACTACCGCAAGCTGGTGGTGGATTTTTTTGCGAAGTTCTATTACATACTTCCGGATAAAACCGTTGTGATCGAACCTCCCTCGGCGGAGCCCGATCCCGGCATAATTGGAGTGTTGCAGTTATCCAGATCGATGGGGGTGAGGAAGAATGAAAAGAGCGATAAAATATTCAGTTCATGA
- a CDS encoding cupin domain-containing protein codes for MKRAIKYSVHEGDFSRGIEGFSSKAVKITGPFSGRPEAHRDQHDLYVVISGKARVKTGKLTGEIQEIADGEYRSDEMLASEEFTLEEGESLLIPASVAHTVLVDSGIYVQWVFKIDA; via the coding sequence ATGAAAAGAGCGATAAAATATTCAGTTCATGAGGGAGATTTTTCGAGGGGTATAGAGGGCTTCTCATCTAAAGCGGTGAAGATCACCGGGCCCTTTTCAGGCCGCCCGGAGGCACACCGCGACCAGCACGACCTCTATGTCGTTATTTCCGGGAAGGCACGTGTAAAAACCGGGAAACTTACTGGAGAAATCCAGGAGATAGCCGATGGCGAGTACCGCAGCGACGAGATGCTCGCCAGCGAGGAATTCACCCTAGAGGAGGGTGAATCGCTTCTGATTCCCGCTTCGGTCGCCCACACTGTTCTCGTGGATTCTGGCATTTATGTTCAGTGGGTTTTTAAAATCGACGCATGA
- a CDS encoding beta-galactosidase, protein MNWFGAAYYPEHWPRERWREDARVMAYLGINVVRIGEFSWGVVEKRPGQIDFTLLDEAIDALYSEGIRIIMGTPTAAPPSWLLKKYPGVLRMDGDRRTPVAAGRRQYCFNSPRYRIETERIVSAYVDHYGKDHRIIAWQADNEYGCHGSTLCYCRNCAGAFREWLRERYGTLDNLNQSWGTVFWSHTYGDWEEINPPKPGPVSPNPSLVLDYRRFSSDSAIEYHDIHKEIIKKSSKAPLTHNLMVNFTDIDYRKLARKIDFVSWDNYVAGEYDPDLQALNHDLMRSLKKAPFLVMEQQPGRVNWRSVNNAYPSEQLAFWIKQSVAHGAFGSLVFRYRQFPFGAEQFHGGLLNYDGTMTERARVFAETIKELRNWKIEDPQKEAAIYIDYENFWIGETDNLNGNFRFLFDSILPIYKAFRNFGYNVDFLFPGESPQSYSFVAIPSAFKLDEDFVRDLLKFKGKIFITAMTAQKDQNNNIRVQKADDFQLLTGIHVVDFGGLEGPIKVSSCKNVFDCDFVAEEIEVLNGCQTVARYIDGPFKGKPAVTVKENCYYVGTIPDVESIKRIFLEASIERKAEGSARLLSMRSYRVILNPYPYSLRLKIGEEIHSLKQYEVKRI, encoded by the coding sequence TTGAACTGGTTTGGAGCGGCGTATTACCCGGAACACTGGCCCCGGGAAAGATGGAGGGAAGACGCAAGAGTAATGGCATACCTCGGAATTAATGTAGTGAGGATTGGGGAGTTCTCCTGGGGTGTTGTGGAGAAACGGCCCGGCCAGATCGATTTTACTCTACTGGATGAAGCGATCGATGCGCTGTATTCCGAGGGCATCAGAATCATAATGGGTACTCCGACTGCGGCCCCGCCTTCGTGGCTTCTTAAAAAATATCCCGGTGTGCTTAGAATGGATGGCGATAGAAGGACACCCGTCGCCGCGGGTCGCCGCCAGTACTGCTTCAACTCTCCGCGTTACCGTATCGAGACGGAAAGGATCGTAAGCGCATATGTAGATCACTACGGGAAAGACCACAGAATAATCGCTTGGCAGGCCGACAACGAATACGGTTGCCACGGCTCCACACTGTGTTATTGCAGAAACTGTGCCGGAGCTTTCAGAGAGTGGTTGAGAGAAAGATACGGAACTCTGGACAATCTAAACCAGTCGTGGGGAACTGTTTTCTGGAGTCACACCTACGGCGACTGGGAAGAGATTAACCCTCCCAAACCCGGTCCTGTATCGCCGAACCCCTCTCTGGTGTTGGATTATAGACGCTTCTCATCCGATTCGGCGATCGAATACCACGATATTCATAAAGAGATAATTAAGAAGAGCAGCAAAGCCCCGCTGACCCACAATCTCATGGTCAATTTCACCGATATAGATTACAGAAAACTCGCAAGAAAGATCGATTTCGTATCCTGGGATAACTACGTGGCCGGGGAGTACGATCCCGATCTACAGGCTTTGAATCACGATCTGATGAGATCTCTGAAGAAGGCTCCCTTTCTGGTGATGGAACAACAACCCGGAAGAGTCAATTGGCGCTCTGTTAACAACGCGTATCCTTCCGAACAGCTGGCCTTCTGGATAAAACAATCCGTCGCACACGGAGCCTTCGGTTCCCTTGTTTTCAGGTACAGGCAGTTCCCGTTCGGGGCCGAGCAGTTTCACGGTGGCCTTTTAAATTACGACGGAACGATGACGGAGAGGGCCAGAGTCTTCGCTGAAACGATCAAGGAGTTACGAAACTGGAAGATAGAAGATCCGCAAAAAGAGGCCGCGATCTATATAGACTACGAGAATTTCTGGATAGGTGAGACCGACAATCTAAACGGCAATTTCAGATTCCTGTTCGACTCGATACTGCCCATTTATAAAGCCTTCAGGAACTTTGGCTACAATGTCGATTTTCTCTTTCCCGGAGAATCGCCGCAGAGTTACTCCTTTGTTGCCATTCCTTCGGCCTTCAAGCTCGATGAAGATTTCGTCAGGGATCTGCTGAAATTCAAAGGGAAGATATTCATCACCGCCATGACGGCTCAAAAGGATCAAAACAACAACATCCGGGTGCAGAAGGCCGACGATTTCCAGCTTCTGACGGGGATTCACGTTGTCGATTTCGGAGGACTGGAAGGCCCGATCAAGGTCTCGTCCTGCAAGAACGTTTTTGATTGTGACTTCGTAGCCGAGGAGATCGAAGTACTTAACGGCTGCCAGACGGTGGCAAGATACATAGATGGACCTTTCAAGGGAAAACCGGCTGTAACGGTAAAGGAAAACTGTTACTACGTGGGCACTATCCCGGACGTCGAATCGATAAAAAGAATCTTCCTCGAGGCTTCGATTGAAAGAAAGGCCGAAGGTTCGGCCAGGCTGTTGAGTATGAGGTCTTACAGGGTTATCTTGAACCCATATCCGTACAGTTTAAGATTGAAGATCGGCGAAGAAATCCACAGCCTCAAGCAATACGAAGTAAAAAGGATCTAG
- a CDS encoding acyl-CoA dehydratase activase, with protein MIFYTCSYIPLEILMGTGRDFERLLSVTPSSCHELGCNLCGYAKTVYGAGMELDKGDFLLVADSCDAMRRVGDLLNESSRAGVFIMRLPWKRDELAVEFMASEVLRLIGFLEKKGIDVNLLAGIERFNDLIDHVRSLEATLEGRDLTELYLSALNGLKHVPTGSVDKGKTSGKNFGLAGGIVDMSEIDGIIESAGGVITLNETCLGARPFASRTRIGKDPALSVAQRLIGWRAPCGRFSEKAENEYGELDGLLYAIPKFCDFYDFTRNTSDSKIYRAEIDYPLNSHGQIATRVGALLEKNSARRSKMEKGGGSFFLGIDSGSTTTNGVLTDSTGKILHWKTIRTGINAMASARRLYEELISQSVGTKEEVARIVATGYGRELIDFADETVTEISCHARAVSTLFPSARGIVDIGGQDSKVIKLSTEGKVEDFSMNDRCAAGTGRFLEVMAKVLELDPEEMASLASRSSRELSISSVCTVFAESEVVSLIGRGEKIEDISAGLFNAIVKRVAAMYARLGSPEPLVFTGGVARNAGVVHAMERVFKRKVILPEVPDIMGAYGAALFATDRQEKGQ; from the coding sequence ATGATATTTTACACGTGCAGCTATATCCCGCTGGAGATCCTTATGGGCACAGGTAGAGACTTCGAGAGGTTGTTGAGCGTAACCCCATCGTCCTGCCACGAGTTGGGCTGCAATCTCTGTGGCTACGCCAAGACGGTCTACGGAGCTGGGATGGAGCTTGACAAGGGCGATTTTCTCCTTGTGGCCGATTCGTGCGATGCGATGCGCAGAGTAGGAGACCTCCTGAACGAAAGCTCCAGGGCAGGAGTATTCATAATGCGCCTCCCGTGGAAGAGAGATGAACTGGCGGTGGAATTCATGGCCTCGGAAGTCCTTCGACTGATCGGGTTTCTCGAGAAAAAAGGGATTGACGTTAATCTTTTAGCAGGAATAGAGCGCTTCAACGACCTTATCGATCATGTTCGATCGCTGGAGGCAACGCTCGAAGGCCGTGATCTCACAGAACTCTATCTTTCTGCTCTAAACGGTCTGAAGCACGTCCCGACAGGTTCTGTGGACAAAGGTAAAACATCAGGAAAGAATTTCGGTCTGGCTGGTGGAATAGTGGATATGAGTGAGATAGACGGAATAATCGAGAGTGCGGGCGGGGTGATAACCCTTAACGAGACCTGCCTGGGTGCAAGGCCCTTTGCATCCAGAACTCGTATCGGAAAAGATCCGGCACTCTCTGTGGCACAGAGGTTGATTGGCTGGCGGGCACCATGCGGGAGATTTTCAGAAAAAGCGGAGAATGAGTACGGGGAACTTGATGGGCTGCTGTACGCCATACCGAAGTTTTGCGACTTCTACGATTTCACGCGCAACACTTCCGACTCGAAAATATACAGGGCCGAGATCGATTATCCCCTTAACTCCCACGGGCAGATCGCCACGAGAGTGGGAGCATTGCTGGAGAAAAACTCGGCGCGACGATCCAAAATGGAAAAAGGGGGAGGTTCGTTTTTTTTAGGGATAGATTCCGGTTCCACAACCACCAATGGTGTATTGACCGATTCGACGGGAAAGATACTACACTGGAAAACCATCAGAACGGGAATCAATGCTATGGCTTCTGCCAGGCGTCTTTACGAAGAGCTAATTTCGCAGTCCGTTGGAACGAAGGAAGAAGTGGCCCGAATAGTCGCGACCGGTTATGGTAGGGAACTGATCGATTTCGCCGATGAAACGGTAACCGAGATTTCCTGCCACGCCAGAGCCGTTTCGACGCTTTTTCCATCGGCAAGAGGAATTGTCGATATCGGGGGACAGGACAGCAAGGTGATAAAGCTTTCCACAGAAGGGAAAGTGGAGGATTTCTCTATGAACGACAGATGCGCCGCCGGAACCGGCCGCTTCCTGGAGGTCATGGCGAAGGTTCTCGAACTTGATCCGGAAGAGATGGCCTCACTCGCTTCCCGTTCCTCCAGAGAGCTTTCGATCAGTTCAGTCTGCACCGTTTTCGCAGAATCAGAAGTTGTGTCGCTCATAGGCAGAGGAGAGAAGATAGAGGACATTTCTGCAGGTTTATTCAACGCGATTGTGAAAAGAGTGGCTGCGATGTACGCACGTCTCGGCTCTCCGGAACCACTGGTCTTCACAGGTGGTGTAGCGAGAAACGCAGGAGTCGTGCACGCCATGGAAAGAGTGTTTAAGAGGAAAGTTATCCTTCCCGAAGTGCCGGATATAATGGGCGCCTACGGTGCGGCGCTCTTTGCTACGGACCGCCAAGAAAAAGGGCAGTGA